Genomic DNA from Tepidibacillus fermentans:
TTACGGATAATTCAGCCTTGATAGGAAGCCAAACCTCTGCAATAAGATCATTCCCTGAAGAAAGCCATTTTTTAATTTGTTCTATTTCTATTTCTTTCAATACATTGCCCGTAATCAGTAACTGCCCCTTACCATCATATCCACCTGTAATTGTTTTAACAACAATATCCTCATTGTGTTTTTGTTTGAATTCAATTACATCATCAATTGAAGTTATTAATTGAAATGGTGCTACTGGAAATTCCTTATTTTTCAACCACAGTTTTTCTTTTTTACGATTTTGGGCAGTTCCGATAATATTAGAATTGGGGTATAATGGAATACTTTTTTCAACTTCTTGTAGTGTGTCAAGTGGTATATGTTCTGTTTCAACTGTAGCTATATCTACTAATTCAATAAATTGTAATAGCTTTTTTTTATCCGTGTATTTCCCAATAACAGCAGAAGTTGTTACTCGACAGGCAGGACAATCCTCTTCCTCACTCCAAATTGTTACTTTATAACCCAAAGATTGAGCAGCAATGGAAAGCATTTTCCCCAATTGACCCCCACCAATGATACCAATTGATGCTCCCGGTAGAACTAAGCTTCCCACGGTTCAACTATTGCCTCCTCCGCTTGTTTTTGTCTAAATTTATGCAGTTTTTCTGACAGGGATTTATCATAAACAGCTAACATTGAAACTGCTAGTAAACCAGCATTTTTAGCTCCAGCTTGACCAATTGCTAGTGTACCAACCGGAATACCGCCTGGCATTTGAACTATTGAAAGAAGTGAATCGAGTCCGTTTAAAGTTGAAGTTTTAACAGGCACTCCTAAAACTGGAACTATTGTCTTTGCTGCTACCATTCCAGGTAAATGAGCAGCTCCACCTGCTCCTGCAATAATTACCTTTAACCCCCTTTTTTCAGCCTCTTCTGCATATTTATAGAGGCGATCTGGAGTCCGATGGGCTGAAACTATCTTTTTCTCATAAGATACCCCAAATTCTTCCAAAATTTGAGCTGTGTTAATCATTGTGTCCCAATCAGAACGACTACCCATTATTATTCCAACCTGTGGATTTAAATCCATTTTTCGTGCCATCCTTTCATTCATATTAATTTTATTTACTATTATTAATTAATTTCCTAGTTACATGTTTACATTTACAACTTTTTTAACAGAAAAAAGCCCAAATGGGTAGATTTCCAAAATAAAAACGAGAGAAACCTACCCGCCTGGGCTTTTATCCCTTCGGTGTAACATGGTCATAAGACATGTTTGAACCACTCGGTCTTTACATTTCTAAATGCAGATCCCTAGGTTCACTTTCACTCGTAGTCTAGTAATTTACGGTTACTAGGTAGAGACTTTCGGGCCATATCCCCGATATTATACGAGTCCTATTCAACTTCTAACCATAGTGTATCAATCAATGTTCAAACTGTCAATAAAAACCGAACAATTTTAAACCAAAATTAAATAAAGTTCGATTTTCGGTGTAGATGATCATCTTTTATTTAGTTATTATTTTTTCAATTCATGTGCAATATAAGTTAAAACAGCCATTATATCTAAGTCACCCATCCATGACTGTATCGCTCCATTATATGTAGTAAATGTTTTCTCAATGAGAGGGAACTGGATATCCATTTCTTTTGCCTTTTCATTAGCCAATCGAAGGTCTTTTGTTGCATGTTTTAATGCAAAAGCGGCTGGGTATTGATCTTCAATAATACTCGCTGTTTTAATATTTGCAATTGGTGCCCCTACCGCACTTAACTTCACAATTTCTAACATGGTATCTCTCG
This window encodes:
- the purK gene encoding 5-(carboxyamino)imidazole ribonucleotide synthase → MGSLVLPGASIGIIGGGQLGKMLSIAAQSLGYKVTIWSEEEDCPACRVTTSAVIGKYTDKKKLLQFIELVDIATVETEHIPLDTLQEVEKSIPLYPNSNIIGTAQNRKKEKLWLKNKEFPVAPFQLITSIDDVIEFKQKHNEDIVVKTITGGYDGKGQLLITGNVLKEIEIEQIKKWLSSGNDLIAEVWLPIKAELSVIAARNKNGFIPFPVVENQHRHHILHRTIAPARLEKEVTSEAIKLTEQVMEQMDYRGLLCVEFFYDKNGHLYINELAPRPHNSGHHTLEATITSQFEQTIRAICGLPLGDTRLITPCVMTNLLGDLWHDHFKIENILKEPSTKLHLYGKKEARLKRKMGHYTTLADTLDEALAIAEKIYLSLTD
- the purE gene encoding 5-(carboxyamino)imidazole ribonucleotide mutase encodes the protein MARKMDLNPQVGIIMGSRSDWDTMINTAQILEEFGVSYEKKIVSAHRTPDRLYKYAEEAEKRGLKVIIAGAGGAAHLPGMVAAKTIVPVLGVPVKTSTLNGLDSLLSIVQMPGGIPVGTLAIGQAGAKNAGLLAVSMLAVYDKSLSEKLHKFRQKQAEEAIVEPWEA